A stretch of Hypomesus transpacificus isolate Combined female chromosome 7, fHypTra1, whole genome shotgun sequence DNA encodes these proteins:
- the lum gene encoding lumican — MFPLRVVLLAALVSLTLGQYDDYDYQPASQLGPSGPNCAQECDCPINFPSAMYCDGRKLKFVPVVPTGIKYLYLQNNQIEEIKAGVFDNVTDLRWLVLDHNMITTDKVAKGTIDKLVGLEKLFFSHNQLSEPVLPPSRVLEELKMMNNQLSKFPALTDRENLTAVHLQDNKLTSEGIAGAFKGLKKLLLLDVSRNKLKKLPAGPPSSLEVLYADHNDIDSIAAGYLNKLPSLKYLRISNNKLVSSGIPAGVFNVSTLVELDLSFNKLQKIPEVNEMLEQLYLQANQISKFDLESFCKFSGPLNYSRLRHLRLDGNNVTHTSMPDDTANCLRQASEIVFE, encoded by the exons ATGTTTCCCCTGCGTGTTGTGCTGCTGGCAGCACTGGTTAGCCTGACCCTGGGTCAGTACGATGATTACGACTACCAGCCAGCCTCCCAGCTTGGACCCTCTGGACCCAACTGTGCCCAGGAGTGCGACTGCCCCAtcaacttcccaagcgccaTGTACTGCGATGGACGCAAGCTCAAGTTCGTCCCTGTGGTCCCCACGGGCATCAAGTACCTGTACCTGCAGAACAACCAGATCGAGGAGATCAAGGCAGGTGTGTTTGACAACGTCACTGACCTGCGCTGGTTGGTGCTGGACCACAACATGATCACCACCGACAAGGTGGCCAAAGGCACCATCGACAAACTGGTGGGTCTGGAGAAGCTTTTCTTCAGCCACAACCAGCTGTCCGAGCCTGTCCTGCCGCCGTCCAGAGTCCTGGAGGAGCTGAAAATGATGAACAACCAGCTGTCCAAGTTCCCAGCGCTGACGGACAGGGAGAACTTGACGGCCGTGCATCTCCAGGACAACAAGCTGACCTCGGAGGGCATCGCCGGGGCCTTCAAGGGCCTGAAGAAGCTGCTGCTCCTGGACGTCAGCAGGAACAAGCTGAAGAAGCTTCCAGCCGGCCCGCCCAGCTCCTTGGAGGTCCTCTACGCCGACCACAACGACATTGACAGCATCGCCGCCGG GTACCTGAACAAGCTGCCGTCCCTCAAGTACCTGAGGATCTCCAACAACAAGCTGGTGAGCTCAGGCATCCCGGCCGGCGTGTTCAACGTGTCCACACTGGTGGAGCTGGACCTGTCCTTCAACAAGCTGCAGAAGATCCCCGAGGTCAACGAGATGCTGGAGCAGCTGTACCTGCAGGCCAACCAGATCAGTA AGTTTGACTTGGAGAGCTTCTGTAAGTTCAGCGGCCCACTCAACTACTCTCGTCTGAGACACCTGCGTCTGGATGGGAACAACGTCACCCACACTAGCATGCCCGACGACACCGCCAACTGCCTGCGCCAGGCCTCCGAGATCGTCTTCGAATGA